The following coding sequences lie in one Gemmatimonadota bacterium genomic window:
- a CDS encoding protein-glutamine glutaminase family protein encodes MPIENAVVDRIRGLEPPMEGSGAEMLRKNPEGVEVVFADGRRARVRARERPTLAAGWLEILDALRGLDAPAFVEFDPETRDVTRLLIPLVATITELVERGDQIDVDLEISQARHRIRRSNPDFGALLETLQTALARGTRLFVSETDDHEIIDVRPDPRGGGTPPGTRRAGERYAFEPERWIRELFEWVLLPVRCLFCWFRCVSPRRAQQLFDLAAVRTCDPLSVPVPCIPFLYPDDGCWGRAHEMCRLFIADGAHPRKIWIYGSLHVDTANNPSCYVNWGWHVAPIVCVRKFFFWCRNMVIDPALFDTPVSESTWKSVQGDPGAVLERAAASIFYRSIGAAYTETDPTYTKTNTVLATYRLQLQNRALAFGPPPYAGCP; translated from the coding sequence ATGCCGATCGAGAACGCGGTGGTGGACCGCATTCGTGGCCTGGAGCCCCCGATGGAGGGCTCCGGCGCTGAAATGCTCAGGAAGAACCCCGAAGGCGTGGAGGTCGTCTTTGCCGATGGGCGCCGCGCGCGCGTGCGCGCTCGCGAGCGTCCGACGCTGGCCGCTGGTTGGCTGGAGATCCTCGACGCCCTACGCGGGCTGGACGCCCCGGCCTTCGTGGAGTTCGATCCGGAAACCCGGGACGTCACGCGGCTACTGATTCCGCTGGTCGCCACCATCACAGAACTGGTGGAGCGCGGCGACCAGATCGACGTCGATCTGGAGATCTCGCAGGCTCGACACCGGATCCGCCGGTCGAACCCGGACTTCGGCGCGCTGCTGGAAACCCTGCAGACGGCGCTCGCCCGAGGCACCCGACTGTTCGTCTCCGAGACGGACGATCACGAGATCATCGATGTGCGCCCCGACCCGCGCGGCGGCGGTACGCCTCCTGGGACTCGCCGCGCAGGAGAGCGCTACGCCTTCGAGCCCGAACGCTGGATACGGGAGCTCTTCGAGTGGGTGCTGCTCCCTGTCCGCTGCCTCTTCTGCTGGTTCAGGTGTGTGTCACCGCGTCGCGCCCAGCAGCTGTTCGACCTGGCGGCAGTTCGTACATGCGATCCGCTGTCGGTACCGGTGCCCTGCATCCCGTTCCTGTATCCGGACGACGGGTGTTGGGGGCGCGCCCACGAGATGTGCCGGCTGTTCATCGCCGACGGAGCGCATCCACGGAAGATCTGGATCTACGGCAGCCTGCACGTGGACACCGCCAACAACCCGAGCTGCTACGTGAACTGGGGTTGGCACGTCGCACCGATCGTGTGCGTGCGGAAGTTCTTCTTCTGGTGCCGCAACATGGTCATCGACCCCGCCCTCTTCGACACACCGGTCAGCGAATCGACCTGGAAGAGCGTGCAGGGCGATCCGGGGGCCGTGCTGGAACGCGCGGCGGCCTCGATCTTCTACCGCAGCATCGGCGCAGCCTACACGGAGACGGATCCCACCTACACCAAGACCAACACCGTGCTGGCCACCTACCGGCTCCAGCTGCAGAACCGCGCCCTCGCCTTCGGGCCGCCACCCTACGCCGGCTGCCCCTGA
- a CDS encoding peptidase S10, with amino-acid sequence MKRGLQTALAVVAAAQLGPVAGVNGQEHELRTTQHQIDVAGRTLRYTAHAGFIPIRDNGTGEIHGQIFFVSYSLDDGEPSSQRPLTFAWNGGPGSNSVLVHLVGFGPRRLSEVGPRPSLVDNPDTWLPSTDLVFVDPIGTGFSRPARAEYADEFYNVLGDIDAVAEFIRVYRTRFDALHRPLFLAGESYGVWRAAGVAEKLTAAGQPVTGVMLISGGIPLGPVATAEQRTAMFVPNRTAAAFHHGKLPAELQRDLPDAVRQAERWARNVYAPALARRDALGTAERDEVIADLARFTGIDPASIDPTTLSMSSPEFRAALLRDEGRTAGRYDMRVTEAAEPTVRPVLVRRYLQNELEFATDLAYQGLEAGYSAGEAPPSVGARWGWNQAPPGAPPSNAGSGDGPPGGAQPWLRRAMDLDPALVAFVAAGLYDSLNSCADNAWIVEHIEPRLRANITTGCYPGGHVMYDGSEARRALAADVATFIAAAAARRSGGQEERRIR; translated from the coding sequence ATGAAGCGTGGCCTTCAGACAGCTCTCGCCGTCGTCGCGGCGGCCCAGCTCGGCCCCGTGGCTGGCGTGAACGGACAGGAGCACGAGCTGCGCACGACGCAGCATCAGATCGACGTCGCCGGCAGAACGCTACGCTACACGGCGCACGCTGGATTCATCCCGATTCGAGACAACGGCACCGGTGAGATCCATGGACAGATCTTCTTCGTGTCCTACTCACTGGACGACGGAGAGCCATCCTCCCAGCGGCCGCTCACGTTTGCATGGAACGGCGGCCCGGGCTCCAACTCCGTACTCGTGCATCTGGTCGGCTTCGGACCGCGTCGACTTTCTGAGGTCGGTCCGAGGCCGAGCCTCGTGGACAACCCCGACACATGGCTGCCGTCCACGGACCTCGTGTTCGTCGATCCCATCGGCACGGGGTTCAGTCGACCGGCACGGGCGGAATACGCCGACGAGTTCTACAACGTGCTGGGGGACATCGACGCGGTCGCGGAGTTCATTCGCGTGTACCGCACGCGCTTCGATGCCTTGCACCGCCCGCTCTTCCTGGCCGGAGAGTCCTACGGCGTGTGGCGCGCCGCCGGTGTCGCCGAGAAGCTGACGGCCGCCGGACAGCCCGTGACCGGAGTGATGCTCATCTCCGGAGGCATCCCGCTCGGCCCGGTCGCGACTGCCGAACAGCGCACGGCCATGTTCGTGCCGAACCGCACCGCCGCTGCCTTCCATCACGGAAAGCTGCCGGCGGAACTGCAGCGCGACCTGCCCGACGCAGTCCGTCAGGCGGAGCGTTGGGCGCGCAACGTGTACGCCCCCGCGCTGGCCCGGCGGGATGCTCTGGGGACAGCGGAGCGCGACGAGGTCATCGCAGACCTCGCTCGCTTCACCGGCATCGACCCGGCCTCCATCGATCCCACCACCCTGTCCATGTCCTCGCCGGAGTTCCGTGCGGCCTTGCTGCGCGATGAGGGGCGGACTGCAGGTCGCTACGACATGCGCGTCACCGAGGCCGCCGAACCGACGGTGCGACCCGTGCTCGTCCGCCGCTATCTGCAGAACGAGCTGGAGTTCGCCACTGACCTGGCGTACCAGGGTCTCGAAGCTGGGTACTCGGCAGGCGAGGCGCCCCCATCGGTCGGCGCCCGTTGGGGTTGGAATCAGGCGCCGCCGGGTGCCCCGCCGAGCAACGCCGGCTCGGGCGACGGCCCCCCCGGGGGGGCACAGCCCTGGCTGCGGCGCGCGATGGACCTCGATCCCGCGCTGGTCGCCTTCGTGGCCGCGGGGCTCTACGACTCCCTGAACAGCTGCGCCGACAACGCCTGGATCGTCGAGCACATCGAGCCCCGTCTCCGCGCGAACATCACCACAGGCTGCTATCCCGGCGGCCACGTGATGTACGACGGGAGTGAAGCGCGGAGGGCGCTGGCGGCGGATGTGGCCACCTTCATCGCCGCTGCCGCCGCCCGTCGCTCCGGGGGCCAGGAGGAGCGGCGCATCCGCTGA
- a CDS encoding prolyl oligopeptidase family serine peptidase codes for MSLATRSRLVASSLLLVPALGAAGPIHAQGFSIDDILSPGYPVEIVSARAAERIAWIEFERGMRNVYTAAAPDFVPQRLTDYMADDGHDLTTLRISDDGSVVTFLRGHTPNREGWIANPASDPLGAERAIWAASTSGGRSWRVVEAWNAALSPDGRWVAFDREGAVYRAPVNPGLSDPDALDATPPLFSVFGDNGQPVWSPDSRKIAFVSQRGDHSYIGVYDTDQPEVSYLAPGVDRDSSPVWSPDGTRIAFIRRPGLPYGAGAAGRNADASALPPGIMDSKFAGGYTWSIWVADVATGQGREIFHNQPGDELHDEVREILWAGNQILFQAEPDGWRHYYSVPADRPSNEARLITPGDGIAEHISISSDGATLFYATNVGDIHRRHLWKVPTAGGTPTQLTRGASVETYPAALASGRQVAVLGGGPARPLSVALVPANGGEPRFVTSLPEQFPLSRHVMPENVTLAAEDGFEFYNQLFLPPDLKPGEKRPALLFIHGGSRRQMLLGYHYMHFYHMAYAMNQYFANKGYIVMSVNYRSGIGYGREFRNAPGRRNEGNTEYRDIEAVGRYLQGRPDVDVERIGVWGLSYGGILTAQALARNSDIFKAGVDMAGVHYYGSLDPESVAWQASSISQIDTWTSPVLLMHGDDDRNVDFSQTVGLVQMLRAHQIPYELIVFPDDVHDSLLYRRWLQAFGATDDFFDRALIRKELASRP; via the coding sequence ATGTCGCTTGCCACCCGTTCTCGTCTCGTCGCCTCGTCGCTGTTGCTGGTTCCCGCTCTAGGCGCCGCGGGCCCCATCCACGCCCAGGGCTTCTCCATCGACGACATCCTGAGCCCCGGCTATCCGGTGGAGATCGTCTCGGCCAGAGCAGCCGAGCGGATCGCCTGGATCGAGTTCGAGCGCGGCATGCGGAACGTCTACACGGCCGCGGCGCCGGATTTCGTGCCGCAGCGGCTGACAGACTACATGGCGGACGACGGACACGACCTCACCACCCTGCGCATCTCCGACGACGGGTCGGTGGTCACCTTTCTCCGCGGACACACGCCCAATCGCGAAGGTTGGATCGCCAATCCCGCCAGTGATCCCTTGGGCGCCGAGCGCGCGATCTGGGCCGCGAGCACAAGCGGGGGCCGCTCCTGGCGTGTGGTGGAGGCGTGGAACGCGGCACTCTCGCCGGATGGGCGCTGGGTGGCCTTCGACCGGGAAGGCGCCGTCTACCGTGCACCGGTCAATCCCGGACTCAGCGACCCCGACGCGCTCGATGCCACCCCTCCGCTTTTCAGCGTGTTCGGGGACAACGGCCAGCCGGTCTGGTCTCCGGACTCCAGGAAGATCGCCTTCGTCAGCCAGCGTGGAGACCACAGCTACATCGGCGTCTACGACACGGACCAGCCCGAGGTCAGCTACCTGGCACCCGGGGTTGATCGGGATTCCAGCCCGGTGTGGTCCCCGGACGGCACACGCATCGCCTTCATCCGGAGGCCCGGCCTGCCCTATGGGGCCGGTGCCGCCGGTCGCAACGCGGACGCGAGCGCGCTGCCGCCTGGCATCATGGACTCGAAGTTCGCCGGCGGCTACACCTGGTCCATCTGGGTGGCCGACGTGGCCACCGGCCAGGGTCGGGAGATCTTCCACAATCAACCGGGCGACGAGCTGCACGACGAGGTTCGGGAGATCCTCTGGGCCGGGAACCAGATCCTCTTCCAGGCCGAGCCCGACGGGTGGCGGCACTACTACTCCGTGCCGGCAGACCGCCCCTCCAACGAAGCGCGTCTGATCACGCCCGGGGACGGCATCGCCGAGCACATCTCCATCTCGAGTGACGGCGCGACGTTGTTCTACGCGACCAACGTGGGGGACATCCACCGCCGTCATCTGTGGAAGGTGCCCACTGCGGGCGGGACGCCCACGCAACTTACCCGTGGTGCCAGTGTGGAGACCTATCCGGCCGCCCTGGCCTCCGGTCGTCAGGTGGCAGTGCTCGGGGGCGGGCCCGCTCGCCCGCTCTCGGTGGCGCTGGTGCCGGCCAACGGTGGCGAGCCGCGCTTCGTCACGTCCTTACCCGAGCAGTTCCCACTCTCCCGGCATGTCATGCCCGAGAACGTGACGCTCGCCGCCGAGGACGGCTTCGAGTTCTACAACCAGCTCTTCCTGCCGCCCGACCTGAAACCGGGCGAGAAACGACCGGCCCTGCTGTTCATCCACGGCGGATCCCGACGCCAGATGCTGCTGGGCTATCACTACATGCACTTCTATCACATGGCCTACGCGATGAATCAGTACTTCGCGAACAAGGGCTACATCGTGATGTCGGTCAACTACCGGAGCGGCATCGGCTACGGCCGCGAGTTCCGCAATGCGCCCGGACGTCGGAACGAGGGCAACACCGAGTATCGGGACATCGAAGCGGTGGGCCGCTACCTGCAGGGCCGCCCGGACGTGGACGTCGAGCGGATCGGCGTCTGGGGGCTTTCCTACGGCGGCATCCTGACGGCGCAGGCGCTTGCTCGGAACTCCGACATCTTCAAGGCCGGCGTGGACATGGCGGGCGTGCACTACTACGGCTCGCTCGACCCCGAGAGCGTGGCCTGGCAGGCATCGTCGATCTCCCAGATCGACACCTGGACCTCACCGGTGCTCCTCATGCACGGCGACGACGACCGCAACGTGGACTTCTCGCAAACCGTGGGGCTGGTGCAGATGCTGCGTGCCCACCAGATCCCCTACGAGTTGATCGTCTTCCCCGACGACGTGCACGATTCGCTTCTCTACCGCCGCTGGCTCCAGGCCTTCGGGGCAACGGACGACTTCTTCGACCGAGCACTGATCCGGAAGGAACTGGCGTCGCGACCGTGA
- a CDS encoding P1 family peptidase — MLMAQNADRPRARDLGIEVGIFQPGTHNAITDVAGVLVGQVTVHEGERVNTGVTAIRPHAGNLYFERVPAAMVVGNGYGKLIGVTQVKELGELETPILLTCTLCVWKAADAMVAWALALPGMENVRSLNAVVGETNDGGLNDIRARPIEPEHVVRALETASGGPVQEGSVGAGRGTRAFGWKGGIGTSSRVLPTSLGGWTVGVLVQSNFGGILTMAGAPVGQELGRYSFQNAVEGRGRSPDDAGDGSIMMVLATDAPLSARNLERLARRALMGLARTGSFAGNGSGDYVIAFSTAESVRRDPQQTSQTVEELANEPMSALFQGVVEATEEAIYNSLLKATTVEGQGTISDALPIAATLEVLKRYGVIR, encoded by the coding sequence ATGCTCATGGCACAGAACGCCGATCGTCCTCGTGCGCGCGACCTGGGAATCGAGGTCGGCATCTTCCAGCCGGGCACACACAACGCCATCACCGATGTGGCGGGCGTTCTGGTGGGACAGGTCACCGTCCACGAAGGCGAGCGCGTGAACACGGGCGTGACGGCCATCCGCCCCCACGCTGGAAACCTATACTTCGAGCGCGTGCCCGCCGCGATGGTCGTGGGCAACGGCTACGGCAAGCTCATTGGCGTCACTCAGGTCAAGGAGTTGGGCGAGTTGGAGACGCCCATCCTGCTCACCTGCACGCTGTGCGTCTGGAAGGCGGCGGACGCCATGGTGGCCTGGGCGTTGGCGCTCCCCGGCATGGAAAACGTGCGCTCGCTGAACGCGGTGGTGGGCGAGACCAACGACGGCGGCTTGAACGACATTCGCGCCCGGCCCATCGAGCCCGAACACGTGGTGCGCGCGCTGGAGACAGCGAGCGGCGGCCCCGTGCAGGAGGGGTCCGTGGGCGCCGGGCGGGGCACACGCGCCTTCGGCTGGAAGGGAGGGATCGGCACCAGCAGCCGCGTGCTCCCCACCTCACTGGGTGGATGGACCGTTGGCGTGCTGGTGCAATCCAACTTCGGAGGCATCCTCACCATGGCCGGTGCACCCGTCGGCCAGGAGCTGGGCCGTTATTCCTTCCAGAACGCCGTCGAAGGGCGCGGCCGTTCTCCCGACGATGCGGGAGACGGCTCCATCATGATGGTGCTGGCCACCGATGCGCCGCTCTCGGCGCGCAACCTGGAGCGTCTGGCCCGGCGTGCCCTGATGGGGCTTGCGCGCACCGGCTCATTCGCCGGGAATGGCTCCGGTGACTACGTGATCGCATTCTCCACGGCCGAGTCGGTGCGGCGTGATCCGCAGCAGACATCGCAAACGGTCGAGGAACTGGCCAACGAGCCCATGTCGGCGCTGTTCCAGGGCGTCGTGGAAGCTACCGAGGAAGCGATCTACAACTCACTGCTCAAGGCCACCACCGTGGAAGGGCAGGGCACCATCTCCGATGCCCTGCCCATCGCTGCGACCCTGGAGGTGCTCAAGCGCTACGGGGTGATCCGGTAG
- the cyoE gene encoding heme o synthase, with the protein MTVAPAPTRPERSPRPRAPGGRAHAYYELTKPTIAVYVVIVAVAAFYVGGGARMEWGASAILALGLLVATGGVLALNQFLERAPDALMSRTRSRPLPSGRVSPSAALVFAGLLIAAGTGLLWWGIGPWPALLTLGAGVAYDFVYTPLKPRSYISTLVGAVPGAVPALVGWSAATGGLSTGAWVLFGIAYFWQMPHVLGLAWVLREDYKAAGFLLTPPADPGGRVIGMHMVAHAAILLPVSLLPTWIGLTGTLYTVGAAGLGIWLIGLCVRAWRAMTNAHARSVFLGSLLYQPLLLLLMLIDVTGLHG; encoded by the coding sequence TTGACCGTTGCCCCAGCGCCCACCCGGCCCGAGCGGTCGCCGCGTCCCCGCGCCCCCGGGGGACGGGCGCACGCGTACTATGAGCTGACCAAGCCCACCATCGCCGTCTACGTGGTGATCGTGGCGGTGGCGGCCTTCTACGTGGGCGGAGGGGCCCGGATGGAGTGGGGCGCATCGGCGATCCTGGCGCTGGGCCTGCTGGTGGCCACGGGAGGGGTCCTGGCCCTGAACCAGTTCCTGGAGCGAGCCCCGGACGCGCTCATGAGCCGCACCCGGAGCCGGCCGCTTCCTTCCGGGCGCGTGTCGCCGTCTGCCGCGCTGGTGTTCGCGGGGCTGCTCATCGCGGCGGGCACCGGCCTCCTGTGGTGGGGCATCGGGCCATGGCCCGCCCTGCTCACCCTGGGAGCCGGCGTCGCCTACGACTTCGTCTACACACCGCTCAAGCCCCGCAGCTACATCTCCACATTGGTGGGGGCGGTGCCGGGCGCCGTTCCCGCCCTGGTGGGCTGGAGCGCCGCGACCGGCGGGCTGAGCACGGGTGCTTGGGTGTTGTTCGGGATCGCCTACTTCTGGCAGATGCCCCACGTGCTGGGACTGGCCTGGGTGCTCCGTGAGGACTACAAAGCGGCCGGTTTCCTTCTCACGCCCCCGGCCGACCCCGGCGGGCGGGTGATCGGTATGCACATGGTGGCGCACGCCGCCATTCTGTTGCCGGTGAGCCTGCTCCCCACCTGGATCGGCCTGACCGGTACGCTGTACACCGTGGGCGCGGCCGGGCTGGGTATCTGGCTGATCGGGCTGTGCGTGCGGGCCTGGCGCGCCATGACCAACGCGCATGCGCGCAGCGTCTTCCTGGGATCTCTGCTCTACCAGCCGCTTCTGCTTCTTCTCATGCTCATCGACGTCACAGGACTGCACGGATGA